From one Candidatus Paceibacterota bacterium genomic stretch:
- a CDS encoding aldose epimerase family protein: MKATVVKSPFGKLPSGRAADLFTLTNAHGLVARITNYGAMLTELRVPDRTGRLGNVVCGFDNLGQYLKDHPYFGCTVGRVANRIAGGQFTLDGKHYSLAVNNGPNALHGGIRGFDKVLWKAEPLRGATVRFSYTSADGEEGYPGKLAVIVCMKLTDANEFLISYTATTNKPTPINLTNHSYFNLAGQGDIKAHKLTIAADFYTPKSPTNVPTGEVRPVRGTPLNFTRPTTVGARFAELGGKPQGYDHNFVLRGDATNSGQPAFCARVVEPRSGRVMEVFTTEPGVQLYTANWLDGSLIGRDGVVYVRHCGLCLEAQHFPNSIHIPHFPNTVLRPGETYHQLTIHRFSTS, encoded by the coding sequence ATGAAAGCCACCGTCGTCAAATCGCCGTTCGGCAAGTTGCCCTCTGGCCGGGCCGCGGACTTGTTTACGCTAACGAATGCCCACGGCCTCGTCGCCAGGATCACCAACTACGGGGCGATGCTTACGGAACTGCGCGTGCCCGACCGCACGGGCCGCCTGGGCAACGTGGTGTGCGGGTTCGACAACCTCGGACAGTATCTCAAGGACCATCCTTACTTTGGCTGCACAGTGGGGCGTGTGGCCAACCGGATTGCCGGCGGGCAGTTCACGCTCGACGGCAAGCACTACTCTCTGGCAGTTAACAACGGTCCCAACGCGTTGCACGGGGGTATCCGGGGCTTCGACAAGGTGCTCTGGAAGGCCGAGCCGCTCCGGGGAGCAACGGTGCGTTTCAGTTACACCAGCGCGGACGGCGAGGAAGGTTACCCGGGAAAGCTGGCCGTGATTGTCTGCATGAAGCTCACGGACGCAAACGAGTTCCTGATTAGCTACACGGCCACGACGAACAAGCCCACGCCGATCAACCTCACGAATCATTCCTACTTCAACCTGGCGGGCCAGGGAGACATCAAGGCCCACAAGCTGACCATCGCGGCAGACTTCTATACGCCGAAGAGCCCCACCAACGTGCCGACAGGCGAAGTCCGTCCGGTCCGAGGCACGCCGCTCAACTTTACCAGGCCCACGACCGTCGGCGCGCGGTTTGCGGAACTGGGTGGGAAGCCGCAGGGTTACGATCATAATTTTGTCCTCCGGGGCGACGCCACAAACTCCGGCCAGCCTGCTTTCTGCGCCCGGGTGGTCGAACCGCGGTCGGGCCGCGTGATGGAGGTCTTTACAACGGAGCCAGGCGTGCAGCTTTACACGGCGAACTGGCTGGACGGCTCGCTCATTGGCCGGGACGGCGTCGTTTACGTCCGGCATTGCGGGCTTTGCCTCGAAGCGCAGCATTTCCCAAACTCGATTCACATCCCGCATTTCCCGAACACAGTCTTGCGGCCGGGCGAGACCTACCACCAGTTGACCATCCACCGGTTCTCAACCAGTTAA
- a CDS encoding sodium:solute symporter family protein translates to MHVQLAWPDYFILLAYTGFVIGIGFALRKYLKSSSDFLTSGRSIPTWVTGLAFISANLGALELVGMAASGAKYGIATSHFYWVGAIPAMVFLAIFMMPFYYGSKARSVPEYLKMRFDERVRALNSVAFAVMTVFASGISMNALAKLLNQLLGWNYHVALWICSGVVLVYVLKGGLTSAIYTEVLQFFMIVLGFAPVVYLGLKDVGGWGSMNKALESVATNPGALHLKEAGTTYASNAWSSAWQPLLAGPANNPMGVDWFAMVFGLGFVLSFGYWCTNFLVVQRAMAARNMTAARNTPLVAAVPKMLFPMLVIVPGMIAVALTSMPNKNYRIPPPIISDEVYANAAAVVKTAGAMDGTVAFKAVSDAIGKKMDQEKVAALVKDAGSLQDEQIKEGLYNAVAEYDYDGVILSLVKKYCPTGLLGLALTALLASFMSGMAGNVTAFNTVWTYDLYQAYIAPKKSDQHYFWMGQAATVVGILVSIGAAYFASLYNNAMDIIQLVFGFVNAPLFATFLLGMFWARCTGTGAFLGLFGGIGGSAVFHALTIATGNTPGVKGGYLGVMKIFPSEMAQNFWLAGFAFLVCFTLTLVISLATRRTKTNEELKGLVYSLTPKIKDEDTAWYLRPAVVGTVLLIACVILNIIFW, encoded by the coding sequence ATGCATGTACAACTCGCCTGGCCCGATTACTTCATCCTTCTCGCTTACACGGGCTTTGTCATCGGCATTGGTTTCGCCCTTCGCAAGTACCTCAAGAGCTCGTCGGACTTCCTGACCTCGGGCCGGTCCATCCCGACATGGGTAACGGGACTGGCTTTCATCTCGGCGAACCTCGGCGCGCTGGAGTTGGTCGGCATGGCAGCCAGCGGGGCCAAGTATGGCATCGCCACCAGCCATTTCTACTGGGTGGGAGCAATTCCGGCGATGGTCTTCCTGGCGATCTTCATGATGCCCTTCTACTATGGCTCGAAGGCGCGCTCCGTGCCGGAATACCTCAAAATGAGGTTCGACGAGCGGGTGCGGGCGCTGAACTCGGTCGCCTTCGCGGTCATGACCGTGTTCGCTTCCGGCATCTCAATGAACGCCCTGGCCAAGCTGCTCAACCAACTTCTGGGGTGGAACTATCACGTCGCGCTGTGGATCTGCTCCGGGGTCGTGCTGGTTTACGTTCTCAAGGGCGGCCTGACCTCCGCGATCTACACCGAGGTGCTGCAGTTCTTCATGATCGTGCTCGGATTTGCGCCGGTGGTTTACCTCGGCCTTAAGGATGTCGGCGGCTGGGGGTCAATGAACAAGGCGCTGGAAAGCGTGGCTACGAATCCCGGAGCGCTGCACTTGAAGGAAGCCGGCACGACCTACGCCTCAAACGCCTGGTCCAGCGCCTGGCAGCCGCTACTGGCCGGGCCGGCCAACAACCCAATGGGCGTGGATTGGTTTGCGATGGTATTCGGTCTGGGCTTCGTGCTGTCGTTTGGCTACTGGTGCACAAACTTCCTCGTGGTGCAGCGCGCGATGGCCGCCCGGAACATGACCGCCGCCCGCAACACACCACTCGTTGCCGCCGTGCCGAAAATGCTCTTCCCGATGCTGGTGATCGTGCCCGGCATGATTGCGGTGGCGTTGACCTCGATGCCGAACAAGAATTACCGCATCCCGCCACCGATCATCAGTGACGAGGTGTATGCCAACGCGGCGGCAGTGGTGAAGACCGCTGGTGCGATGGACGGCACGGTCGCATTCAAAGCGGTGAGCGATGCCATCGGCAAGAAGATGGATCAAGAAAAGGTCGCCGCGCTGGTCAAGGACGCCGGCAGCCTGCAGGATGAGCAGATCAAAGAGGGGCTCTACAACGCGGTCGCCGAGTACGACTATGACGGTGTGATCCTATCCCTGGTGAAGAAGTACTGTCCGACCGGCCTGCTGGGCCTGGCGCTGACGGCGTTGCTGGCGTCGTTCATGTCGGGCATGGCGGGCAACGTGACCGCCTTCAACACGGTCTGGACCTACGATCTTTACCAGGCCTACATCGCGCCGAAGAAGAGCGACCAACACTATTTCTGGATGGGACAGGCGGCGACAGTAGTGGGCATTCTGGTGAGTATAGGGGCCGCCTACTTCGCGTCGCTTTACAACAACGCCATGGACATTATTCAGCTCGTGTTCGGCTTTGTGAACGCACCGCTGTTTGCGACCTTCCTGTTGGGCATGTTCTGGGCTCGCTGCACGGGCACCGGGGCCTTCCTCGGGTTGTTCGGCGGCATCGGCGGCTCGGCCGTCTTCCACGCATTGACCATTGCGACCGGCAACACACCGGGCGTCAAGGGCGGCTACCTGGGTGTGATGAAGATTTTCCCGAGCGAAATGGCGCAGAACTTCTGGCTGGCCGGCTTCGCCTTCCTGGTCTGCTTTACGCTGACGCTGGTCATCTCCCTGGCCACGCGCCGGACCAAGACCAACGAGGAACTCAAGGGACTGGTCTATTCGCTCACACCCAAGATCAAGGACGAAGATACCGCATGGTATCTGCGCCCCGCGGTCGTGGGCACGGTCTTGTTGATCGCCTGCGTCATTCTCAACATCATTTTCTGGTAA